One Dictyostelium discoideum AX4 chromosome 3 chromosome, whole genome shotgun sequence genomic region harbors:
- the sec24 gene encoding hypothetical protein, which translates to MTSKRQYPIDQSNQLSQGQNPSPQQPLQQYPQQPYQPNPTYGNDTTQQWNQTPQQQQQPQQQNISPPQSQNQNGVQNTIHTGGSKRVYPVDPQNETLLSSNFSNMNLSSQQQQPLPQPTHIPVPGPNTTTYNPYIQQPQQQPQQQPQQQPQQPQQPQQQPQQQTQQPQTWNTSPPQTQQQPIQTFTPHISPPQTQQQQPQQTTPFQPMQPTQPSYSQPQQTQPLPLPPMQPSYNQQPYTQQPYTQQPYTQQPGQQSQYQQPQQQTPQQQAAVEQPVPTLENLCPKPFMRLSMNAIPNHPSILNKVHIPLGLNIHPLAHDPQGPVPVVYSSIIRCRRCRTYINPFVTWLNGGGRWRCNMCENINDTPQDYFSPIDFTTGKRSDILNRPELQKGCVEFLASSDYLVRPPQPPTYFFIVDVCYESIVSGMLNTAINAIKTTLGDLIEKSNGRARFGIMTFDDSLHFYNLKSNPSNRPQMFVVTDMDQVYVPPFEDFLVNLKDGLEVVENTLNIIQSMPRTQQKVESCLGSALKAAFSICERVGGKLIVLQSYIPRGPLGKLSIRDYQPLLGTKKESTLLQPSNDGEFYKELALSCTSQQLSVDLFLFSNDYTDTASLGTLCQITGGSMYYYPSFVASRDGQVFAANLIHSLTRDTAWEAVMRVRTSRGLTINSYHGNYFLKTSDLLGLPTIDSDKTITLQMGISDSIGQKYASLQSALLYTHSCGERRVRVFTISIPVVSNYQDLFRYADISVVTSLISKMAIDKALSSSLNDARDAIANKCVEILQAFKAASTSNPQANPAVTLSQNAPKLLLPETLKHLPLYVVSMVKSIIFSSRTTHPDLRAFHMQRMKTLDLNSCLNFFYPYFYSLLAPPNYQPPTTPNTPFVPHSFKLSSDELQRNGLFAIVNGYTLYLFIGEQLPQPVFTDIFGVPDVSQLDINTFQDLPILDNDHSRYARKVIELVRNSYPEYLKMFVVKSTDRQRRPEFQSLLIEDRTPEGCSYYEFIIQLQSRITQN; encoded by the exons atgacTTCCAAGAGGCAATATCCAATTGATCAAAGCAATCAATTAAGCCAAGGTCAAAATCcatcaccacaacaaccattaCAACAATACCCACAACAACCATATCAACCAAATCCAACTTATGGTAATGATACAACACAACAATGGAATCAAactccacaacaacaacagcaaccacaacaacaaaatatttcaccaccacaatcacaaaatcaaaatggtGTACAAAATACAATTCATACAGGTGGAAGTAAAAGAGTTTATCCAGTCGATCCACAAAATGaaacattattatcatcaaactTTAGCAATATGAACTTatcatcacaacaacaacaaccattaCCACAACCAACACATATACCAGTACCAGGCCCAAATACTACAACATATAATCCATAtatacaacaaccacaacaacaaccacaacaacaaccacaacaacaaccacaacaaccacaacaaccacaacaacaaccacaacaacaaacgcAACAACCACAAACATGGAATACATCACCACCAcaaactcaacaacaaccaattcaaACATTTACACCTCATATATCACCACCACAaacccaacaacaacaaccacaacaaacaACACCATTCCAACCAATGCAACCAACTCAACCATCATATAGTCAACCACAACAAACacaaccattaccattaccaccaatgCAACCATCATATAATCAACAACCATATACTCAACAACCATATACTCAACAACCATATACTCAACAACCAGGACAACAATCGcaatatcaacaaccacaacaacaaaccccacaacaacaagctgCAGTGGAACAACCAGTACCAACTTTAGAAAATCTTTGTCCTAAACCATTCATGAGATTATCAATGAATGCAATTCCAAATCAtccttcaattttaaataaagttcATATACCATTAGGTTTAAATATTCATCCATTGGCACATGATCCACAA GGACCAGTACCAGTTGTTTATTCATCAATAATTAGATGTAGAAGATGTAGAACATATATAAATCCATTTGTTACTTGGTTAAATGGAGGTGGTAGATGGAGATGTAATATGTGTGAAAATATTAACGATA cacCCCAAGATTATTTTTCACCAATTGATTTTACAACAGGCAAAAGATCAGATATTTTAAACAGACCAGAATTACAAAAAGGTTGTGTAGAATTTTTAGCATCAAGTGATTATTTAGTTagaccaccacaaccaccaacCTATTTCTTTATAGTTGATGTTTGTTATGAATCTATAGTATCAGGAATGTTGAATACAGCGATCAATGCAATCAAGACCACATTGGgagatttaattgaaaagagTAATGGTAGAGCAAGATTTGGTATAATGACATTTGATGATTCATTACATTTTTACAACTTGAAATCAAATCCATCCAATAGACCACAAATGTTTGTTGTTACCGATATGGATCAAGTGTATGTACCACCATTTGAAGACTTTTTAGTGAATCTAAAGGATGGTTTAGAGGTTGTAGAGAATACATTGAATATCATTCAAAGTATGCCACGTACTCAACAAAAGGTTGAGAGTTGTTTAGGTAGTGCATTGAAGGCAGCATTCAGCATTTGTGAGCGTGTTGGCGGTAAATTGATTGTCTTACAATCTTATATTCCACGTGGTCCATTGGGTAAGCTATCGATTAGAGATTATCAACCACTTTTGGGCACCAAGAAAGAGTCCACATTGTTACAACCAAGTAATGATGGTGAATTCTATAAGGAGTTGGCATTAAGTTGTACAAGTCAACAATTGAGTGTCGATCTTTTCCTCTTCTCCAATGATTATACCGACACTGCCTCTTTGGGTACCCTCTGTCAAATCACTGGTGGTTCAATGTATTATTATCCTTCATTTGTTGCCTCTCGTGATGGTCAAGTATTTGCTGCAAATCTCATTCATTCACTCACTAGAGACACCGCTTGGGAAGCAGTTATGCGTGTTAGAACTAGTCGTGGCTTAACCATCAACTCTTATCATGGTAATTATTTCTTAAAGACTTCTGATCTTTTAGGTTTACCAACTATCGATAGTGATAAAACCATTACTCTTCAAATGGGCATCAGTGATTCAATCGGTCAAAAGTATGCTTCACTTCAATCCGCTTTACTTTATACTCATTCTTGTGGTGAACGTAGGGTTAGAGTATTCACAATCTCAATTCCAGTGGTATCCAACTATCAAGATCTCTTTAGATACGCTGATATCAGTGTAGTTACAAGCCTAATCAGTAAGATGGCCATCGATAAGGCATTATCTTCAAGTTTAAATGATGCTCGTGATGCCATTGCCAATAAATGTGTTGAGATCCTTCAAGCATTCAAAGCCGCCTCTACATCGAATCCTCAAGCAAATCCAGCTGTTACCCTTAGTCAAAACGCTCCAAAACTATTGTTACCAGAAACCCTTAAACATCTTCCACTCTATGTCGTCTCAATGGTAAAGAGTATCATATTCTCAAGTCGTACCACTCATCCTGATTTACGTGCTTTCCATATGCAACGTATGAAAACTTTAGATTTGAATTCTTGTCTAAACTTTTTCTATCCTTATTTCTATTCTCTCTTGGCCCCTCCAAATTATCAACCACCAACAACTCCAAACACTCCATTCGTACCTCACTCATTTAAGCTATCCTCTGATGAACTCCAACGTAATGGTTTATTCGCTATTGTCAATGGTTATACTCTATATCTTTTCATTGGTGAACAATTACCTCAACCAGTTTTCACAGATATTTTCGGTGTCCCAGACGTTTCTCAACTTGATATCAACACCTTCCAAGATCTTCCAATCTTGGATAATGATCATAGTAGATACGCTCGTAAAGTAATTGAACTCGTTAGAAATAGTTATCCAGAATACTTGAAAATGTTTGTTGTTAAATCAACTGATAGACAAAGAAGACCTGAATTCCAATCACTTTTAATTGAAGATAGAACTCCAGAGGGTTGCTCTTATtatgaatttattattcaacTTCAATCAAGAATTactcaaaattaa